In Methylotenera versatilis 79, the DNA window GCTATGCTCCCTTTGTACGGCTATTAGATCATATGCCTAGCATGGTAAAAGCGGGTGGTTGCTTTCCTGCGGGCCATGCAACGGTTGGTTTGTGGTTGGCCGCAATTTGTGTGTTTTGGCTTCCAAGCAAACCAAAAACTGCTTTAATTGTTTTTTTGTCGGGCTTAAGCGTAGGATTCACGCTTGGTTGGGTACAGCAAATGCGCGGTGCACACTTTTTATTTCACACCTTATGGTCTGTATGGTTGGCTGCTTTGGTCATTGTGCTTATGTTAGGTTTTACCAAGCAATTCCAATCAACAATCCAAGCAACATAATTCAAATCACAGAGTAAATTAGTAGTTTTAAAACCAATAGCTTTAAAACTTGTATTGAATAAAATAATTCAAGCCAAAAACGCAACAAAATCAGGGGTATGTAAATAATGAATAAGCTTCTGTTAATACCTCATTCTCTGCTGAGCAGGATAAACACGCAAACGCGAGCCATATTGCTGGCCGCGGTATTTATCATGTTGACGGGCAACCATGCACTATTTAGTCGGATTTTAGAGGTTTATCCGATAAAATTTAACAACATCCCATTTTTAGTCTCGCTGGGCATATTTTTCAGCATACTTAGCACCTTGTTTTTATTGGCTATTTGCCATGGCAGATTCACGCGCTGGGCTCTGGCATTTTTTCTGCTTGCATCGTCGCTTGCGGCATATTACATGGATCAATTTGGCGTGATTGTTGATGTTGTCATGCTGGATAATATCGCACAGACCAATCCACAAGAGTTTGCTGGCTTAGTCAGCACAATGTTTATATTAAGGGCAGTATTATTTGGTGTGATTCCCGCTTGGCTAGCCATTAAATATACGCCTAAAGCCAGAAATTTATGGCCAGAACTGAAATCTAGATTGATTGCGATAGTTGTTTTGCTTGTACTGTTAATCGCTGTGGTTGTGCCATTTATCGCAGGTTACACATCCTTTATTCGTGAACATCGCGTGACGCGATTTTATGCTAATCCAACTTATTTTACTTATTCTTTGATTAAATATGTGCAAGAGCAATTGCAACCAATATCTTCAAAAGTGATGACAAAAGTAGCACAAGACACAGTGAATATAGAACCAGCCACTCACCATGAGTTGATCATTATGGTGGTGGGTGAAACGGCGCGCGCAGATCGATTTTCACTTAACGGCTATCAAAGATTAACTAATCCATTATTGGCCAAAGAAAATGTAGTTAGTTTTAGCAATGTGAGCTCGTGTGGTACATCGACTGGCGTTTCAGTGCCGTGTATGTTTTCTGTGCTGGGTCGCGCAAATTACGACAAAGAAAAAGCGTTACATACTGAGAATGCCTTAGAGGTTTTATTTGAACATAAGGTG includes these proteins:
- a CDS encoding phosphoethanolamine transferase produces the protein MNKLLLIPHSLLSRINTQTRAILLAAVFIMLTGNHALFSRILEVYPIKFNNIPFLVSLGIFFSILSTLFLLAICHGRFTRWALAFFLLASSLAAYYMDQFGVIVDVVMLDNIAQTNPQEFAGLVSTMFILRAVLFGVIPAWLAIKYTPKARNLWPELKSRLIAIVVLLVLLIAVVVPFIAGYTSFIREHRVTRFYANPTYFTYSLIKYVQEQLQPISSKVMTKVAQDTVNIEPATHHELIIMVVGETARADRFSLNGYQRLTNPLLAKENVVSFSNVSSCGTSTGVSVPCMFSVLGRANYDKEKALHTENALEVLFEHKVQILWRDNNSDSKGVATRLKYENFKTPTLNPVCDAECRDVGMLSGLDKYVAARKDQDILIVLHQMGNHGPEYYRRYPKEFEKFKPMCMTGELRDCSQEEIDNSYDNAILYTDYFLSEVINFLKKYDSTHETAMLYVSDHGESLGEHGLYLHAAPYSIAPKEQTHVPAIVWMGKNFDFSVDQAKPYKDYPLSHDDVFCTLLVAFEMQSKTCESKQKILMQNRDLKTTH